A single Anatilimnocola floriformis DNA region contains:
- a CDS encoding dockerin type I domain-containing protein — protein sequence MQWAFSRRNRHSVAVNYPRRTRRNDRARDQHLENSKRKLRRRALFETLEERTVFAPLGAMPDDTGDYMLGDVLVTVVLMESDPTLPGADVSTENWTQSTINAVKTKVQDGMNYWKQTLANATQFYNNPDMPLLNFKFDFTWADNPVPTQYEPINRYASYHELWINDFLNQPNVNFANSLDIYKDVKAFNNFQREKYGTDWAFTIFVANSTNSVDDFFPVNPTPAVGEVTYRGAYAFLGGQFLVVPSDRPTTTFAHEAGHIFYALDEYTGGHSYYQKSGYYNAQNLNGATNNPTANFLNSQQPSIMGTGTGQQTAFNTFVTSTSSMATIGWRDSDGDGVMDVLDVPFTLNGGGSYNSATGTYKFKGTSSVQTLKNENTFGGQHTDLNYNDISINKIRRAEYSLDGGAWTTAAEYTNLTTANLDLTITGLSAGAHILKIRTFDQRTGASSPEFVAEINPANEPTPPEQTTYSGGISGYAFRDDNANGVWDNGEQPLVDWGVELRTVDDTLLKLATLIEPNNYSENTMLNSVEAGVNLSVIGATSGGSMVLSRTVTNGSNKIFYAASSGNETFATKRDFSGNNLSVDRKLKAEFLTPTTTVSLTAIGTGASVGRLDAYDANGNLVGRYTTSPLGAGQTEVMTITHATADIKYVIASSHLETEVMFDTLSIGPQTATTTNADGSFNLAALPAGTYNLQVITHPNYNPISPIEGRVTVTVTPGSSASNNLYFAYQFGGNPWHNLLDPLNTNGTGGITAFDAIIVINYLILYPTGNSLVASEAQAGMYIDVNNDSRITAFDVIPIINFLNEHPAGSLGTEGGDGGEGTYETRGSTSSGSGTGGGTIFNTNTDYGSPGGGGSENAGGETPAVAQNADQYFANHPLHVSQRFKDQSHEDHDDDDADVIASATDGSLSDDHDVIFQTLSTTQDDESNDDTIFTTTATPLTNELLSLVERLRRLKESATRDKDQFDPRLLAIRTALGDDFDPVTATSDKLAQFKLLMKQNFRRN from the coding sequence ATGCAATGGGCTTTTTCTCGCCGTAATCGTCACAGCGTTGCTGTGAATTATCCGCGCCGTACGCGCCGCAATGATCGTGCGCGCGATCAGCATTTGGAAAACTCCAAACGCAAGTTGCGTCGACGCGCGCTGTTTGAAACGCTCGAAGAGCGGACTGTCTTTGCGCCCCTCGGCGCCATGCCCGATGACACGGGCGACTACATGTTGGGCGACGTGCTGGTCACCGTCGTGCTGATGGAATCCGATCCGACGCTGCCCGGTGCCGACGTGAGCACCGAAAACTGGACCCAGTCCACCATCAACGCGGTGAAGACCAAAGTTCAAGACGGCATGAACTACTGGAAGCAGACGCTGGCGAATGCGACCCAGTTCTACAACAACCCAGACATGCCGCTGCTCAATTTCAAGTTCGACTTTACCTGGGCCGATAATCCCGTTCCGACGCAATACGAGCCGATCAACCGCTACGCGTCGTATCACGAATTGTGGATCAACGATTTTCTCAATCAGCCCAACGTCAATTTCGCCAACTCGCTCGACATCTATAAGGATGTCAAAGCCTTCAATAATTTCCAGCGCGAGAAGTATGGCACGGATTGGGCCTTCACGATCTTCGTGGCCAATAGCACCAACAGTGTGGACGACTTTTTCCCGGTAAATCCGACGCCCGCCGTGGGCGAAGTGACCTATCGCGGCGCTTATGCGTTTCTCGGCGGCCAATTCTTGGTTGTGCCGTCGGACCGGCCGACGACGACGTTTGCTCACGAAGCCGGGCATATTTTCTACGCGCTCGATGAATACACGGGCGGCCACTCGTATTATCAGAAGTCCGGTTACTACAACGCCCAGAATCTGAACGGCGCGACGAATAATCCGACGGCGAATTTTCTCAATTCGCAACAGCCCAGCATCATGGGGACGGGGACCGGCCAGCAGACGGCCTTCAACACCTTCGTCACCTCCACTTCGTCGATGGCCACCATCGGCTGGCGCGACAGCGATGGCGACGGCGTGATGGACGTGCTCGACGTTCCCTTCACGCTGAACGGCGGCGGCAGCTACAACTCGGCGACCGGGACGTACAAGTTCAAGGGAACGAGCAGCGTGCAAACGCTGAAGAACGAAAACACCTTTGGCGGCCAGCACACCGACCTGAACTACAACGACATTAGCATCAACAAGATCCGCCGCGCAGAATACTCGCTCGACGGCGGCGCTTGGACGACGGCTGCCGAGTACACCAATCTGACGACGGCGAATCTCGATCTGACGATCACCGGACTGTCGGCAGGCGCGCACATCCTTAAGATTCGGACATTCGATCAACGGACCGGCGCTAGCTCGCCGGAGTTCGTCGCCGAGATCAACCCAGCCAATGAACCCACGCCGCCAGAGCAAACGACCTATTCGGGCGGCATCAGCGGTTATGCATTCCGCGATGACAACGCCAACGGTGTGTGGGACAACGGCGAACAACCGCTGGTCGATTGGGGCGTGGAACTCCGCACGGTCGACGATACGCTGTTGAAGCTCGCGACCTTGATCGAGCCCAACAACTACTCCGAAAACACGATGCTCAACTCCGTCGAAGCCGGCGTGAATCTAAGCGTCATCGGCGCCACGTCGGGTGGTTCCATGGTGCTCTCGCGCACGGTCACGAACGGCTCGAACAAGATTTTCTACGCCGCCTCGAGTGGCAACGAAACATTCGCGACGAAGCGCGACTTCTCCGGCAACAATCTGTCCGTTGATCGGAAGTTGAAGGCCGAATTTTTGACGCCGACGACCACGGTGAGCCTGACCGCGATCGGCACCGGCGCTAGCGTTGGTCGGCTCGATGCGTACGACGCCAACGGCAATCTGGTGGGCCGCTACACGACGAGTCCCTTGGGCGCCGGCCAAACGGAAGTGATGACCATCACTCACGCCACGGCCGACATCAAGTATGTGATCGCTAGCAGCCATCTCGAAACCGAAGTGATGTTCGATACGTTGTCGATCGGCCCGCAAACGGCCACGACCACGAACGCTGACGGCAGCTTCAATCTGGCCGCGTTGCCAGCCGGCACTTACAACCTGCAGGTCATCACGCATCCCAACTACAATCCGATTTCGCCCATCGAAGGCCGCGTCACCGTTACGGTTACGCCCGGCAGTTCGGCTTCGAACAATCTGTACTTCGCCTATCAGTTCGGCGGCAATCCGTGGCACAACCTGCTCGACCCGCTGAACACCAACGGCACGGGCGGCATCACGGCCTTTGACGCGATCATCGTCATCAACTACTTGATCCTGTATCCGACCGGCAACAGCCTCGTGGCCAGCGAAGCTCAGGCGGGCATGTACATCGACGTCAATAACGACAGCAGGATCACTGCGTTCGATGTCATTCCGATCATCAATTTCCTGAACGAGCATCCCGCCGGCAGCCTCGGTACTGAAGGGGGTGACGGCGGCGAAGGGACCTACGAAACACGAGGTTCCACTAGCAGCGGTTCCGGTACCGGCGGCGGCACGATCTTCAACACAAATACCGACTACGGGAGTCCTGGCGGCGGTGGCAGTGAGAACGCCGGCGGCGAAACTCCAGCCGTTGCCCAGAATGCGGATCAATACTTCGCCAATCACCCGTTGCACGTTTCGCAGCGATTCAAAGACCAATCGCACGAGGACCACGACGACGACGATGCCGACGTGATCGCTTCGGCAACCGACGGCAGCCTGTCGGACGATCACGACGTGATCTTTCAGACGTTGTCGACGACTCAAGACGACGAGTCGAACGACGACACAATCTTCACAACCACGGCCACGCCGCTGACGAATGAGTTGTTGTCGCTCGTCGAACGTCTCCGCCGCTTGAAGGAATCGGCGACTCGCGACAAGGATCAGTTTGATCCTCGTTTGCTCGCCATCCGCACCGCGCTCGGCGACGATTTTGATCCCGTCACGGCGACCAGCGACAAGCTGGCGCAGTTCAAGTTGCTGATGAAGCAGAACTTCCGCCGTAATTAG
- a CDS encoding ABC transporter permease has translation MTTASLAPPATPWQRAWQRFARNRAANVGAVIVGTLVFVAVAADFVSPHGLHQTSGNLSPASLAHWFGTDALGKDVLTQVLHGARLSLLAGVSSIVLALGIGAPLGAVAGFLSGRTDALVMRAIDVALTFPSILIALLCTAALQPGRTTVIVAVALINIPVFARQARATVLGMASLDYVLASRAMGMSTGQLLARVMLPALIGPLTVLASLSVGTAILEVAGLSFLGFGGDPTDAEWGAMLSQAKDSWSRNVWYALAPGGAISLSVLGFNCLGDGLRDAFDPRTTN, from the coding sequence ATGACCACCGCTTCCCTAGCTCCTCCGGCAACTCCCTGGCAACGTGCCTGGCAGCGATTTGCGCGCAATCGTGCAGCCAATGTCGGAGCGGTGATTGTCGGCACGCTCGTGTTCGTTGCCGTGGCTGCCGATTTCGTTTCGCCACACGGATTGCATCAAACCAGCGGCAACCTGAGCCCGGCTTCGCTGGCGCATTGGTTTGGAACCGACGCGCTCGGCAAAGATGTTCTCACGCAAGTGCTGCACGGCGCGCGGTTGTCGCTGCTGGCCGGCGTGTCGTCGATTGTGCTCGCCCTGGGCATTGGTGCGCCGCTGGGCGCGGTGGCGGGATTTTTGAGTGGGCGAACCGACGCTTTGGTGATGCGGGCCATCGATGTAGCACTGACTTTTCCCAGCATTCTGATCGCGCTGCTTTGCACGGCAGCGCTGCAGCCAGGACGAACGACCGTGATCGTGGCCGTGGCGCTCATCAACATTCCTGTGTTTGCCCGGCAAGCGCGGGCCACCGTGCTGGGAATGGCGAGTCTCGACTACGTGCTGGCCAGTCGGGCGATGGGAATGAGTACGGGGCAATTGCTCGCGCGGGTGATGTTGCCCGCGCTCATCGGGCCGCTCACGGTGCTCGCCAGTTTGAGTGTGGGGACCGCGATTCTGGAAGTGGCCGGCCTGTCGTTCTTGGGCTTCGGCGGCGATCCGACTGATGCGGAATGGGGCGCGATGCTCTCGCAGGCCAAAGATAGCTGGAGCCGCAACGTGTGGTACGCGCTCGCGCCGGGCGGAGCCATTTCGCTCTCGGTGCTGGGCTTTAACTGCTTGGGAGATGGGTTGCGCGACGCGTTCGATCCGCGCACTACCAACTAA